A genome region from Proteus vulgaris includes the following:
- the pepB gene encoding aminopeptidase PepB codes for MNKQIMPIMLSNEPAAACWGEKALISTSDTGMTIHLTEENRLGAIQRGGRKVDGQGVRNVALVGDGWDLERSWAFWLGFRAPKGARSIEWPQLKDADKHELESRIRIVDWVRDTINTPAEELGPEQLAQRTVDLFCGLDKEDISYKITKGTDLRDQNYAGIYTVGRGSSRDPVYLSLDFNPTKDSNAPVFACLVGKGITFDSGGYSIKPSSSMNSMKADMGGAATLAGALALAITRGLNKRVKLLLCIADNMVSGNAFKLGDIIRYRNGKSVEIMNTDAEGRLVLADGLIDASNIAPELIIDAATLTGAAKVAVGNDYHSVLSFDDKLAAELLTSAEQENELFWRLPLADFHRSQLPSSFADLNNIAAPSHTAGASTAAAFLSHFVTDYKKGWVHIDCSATYRKSSVEQWAAGATGYGVRSIANLLLAKAK; via the coding sequence ATGAATAAACAAATTATGCCTATCATGCTGTCAAATGAACCTGCTGCTGCATGTTGGGGAGAAAAAGCACTAATTAGCACTAGCGACACCGGCATGACAATCCACTTAACGGAAGAAAACCGTTTAGGCGCTATTCAGCGTGGTGGACGTAAAGTTGATGGTCAAGGAGTTCGTAATGTTGCACTTGTTGGTGACGGCTGGGATTTAGAACGTAGCTGGGCTTTCTGGTTAGGTTTTAGAGCACCTAAAGGCGCTCGCTCAATCGAATGGCCACAATTAAAGGATGCAGATAAACACGAATTAGAATCACGTATTCGCATCGTTGATTGGGTTAGAGATACTATCAATACACCCGCTGAAGAATTAGGGCCTGAGCAACTTGCACAACGTACGGTTGATCTTTTCTGTGGTCTTGATAAAGAAGATATTAGCTATAAGATCACCAAAGGTACTGATCTGCGCGATCAAAACTATGCTGGTATCTATACCGTAGGACGAGGTTCTTCTCGTGATCCTGTCTACTTATCGTTAGATTTTAATCCAACAAAAGATAGTAATGCTCCTGTATTTGCTTGTTTAGTTGGTAAAGGTATTACTTTTGACTCAGGTGGTTATAGCATCAAACCTTCGTCATCTATGAATTCAATGAAAGCGGATATGGGGGGGGCAGCAACATTAGCAGGCGCTTTAGCATTAGCGATTACTCGTGGTTTAAATAAACGCGTAAAACTACTGCTTTGTATCGCAGATAATATGGTTAGCGGCAATGCCTTCAAATTAGGTGATATCATTCGTTACCGTAATGGCAAGTCAGTTGAAATCATGAATACAGATGCTGAAGGTCGTTTAGTTTTAGCGGATGGTTTAATTGATGCAAGCAATATTGCACCTGAACTGATTATCGATGCAGCAACATTAACGGGTGCTGCTAAAGTTGCAGTAGGTAATGATTATCACTCTGTATTGAGCTTTGATGATAAATTAGCCGCAGAGCTACTAACTAGTGCTGAACAAGAAAATGAATTGTTCTGGCGTCTACCATTAGCGGATTTCCATCGTAGCCAATTACCTTCTAGCTTTGCTGATTTAAATAATATTGCAGCACCTTCCCATACTGCGGGGGCAAGTACTGCGGCTGCATTCTTATCGCACTTTGTCACTGACTACAAAAAAGGTTGGGTACATATCGACTGTTCAGCAACGTACAGAAAATCTTCTGTAGAACAATGGGCGGCAGGTGCTACGGGTTACGGTGTGCGTTCTATCGCGAATCTGTTATTAGCAAAAGCAAAATAA
- the iscX gene encoding Fe-S cluster assembly protein IscX — protein MKWSDTREIGEALFDLYPDTDPKTVRFTDMHQWICDLDDFDDDPQKSNEKILEAILLVWLDEFE, from the coding sequence ATGAAATGGAGTGATACGCGTGAAATAGGGGAAGCGTTATTTGACCTTTACCCTGACACTGATCCTAAAACAGTACGCTTTACTGATATGCATCAGTGGATTTGTGATTTAGACGATTTTGATGATGATCCACAAAAATCAAATGAAAAAATTCTTGAGGCTATTTTACTTGTTTGGCTTGATGAATTTGAATAA
- the fdx gene encoding ISC system 2Fe-2S type ferredoxin, with amino-acid sequence MPKIVFLPHSTLCPEGAVVDATEGESILDVALRNGIEIEHACEMSCACTTCHCVVREGFDSLEESSELEDDMLDKAWGLEPESRLSCQAKVTDEDLVVEIPKYSINHAREH; translated from the coding sequence ATGCCTAAAATTGTATTTTTACCCCATAGCACGCTGTGCCCTGAAGGGGCTGTTGTTGACGCGACAGAAGGTGAGTCTATTCTAGATGTTGCATTACGCAATGGCATTGAGATTGAACATGCTTGTGAAATGTCTTGTGCATGTACAACGTGCCATTGTGTCGTGCGTGAAGGTTTTGATTCTCTAGAAGAGAGCTCTGAGCTTGAAGACGATATGTTAGATAAAGCATGGGGTTTAGAGCCAGAAAGTCGCTTAAGTTGCCAAGCAAAAGTGACTGACGAAGATTTAGTTGTTGAGATCCCTAAATATTCGATTAATCACGCAAGAGAGCATTAA
- the hscA gene encoding Fe-S protein assembly chaperone HscA: MSLLQISEPGQTPAPHQRRRAAGIDLGTTHSLVATVRSGQAEALSDSEGRYLLPSVVQYQVDNINVGWNAKKEAEKDPANTISSIKRMVGRSLSDVTSRYPNLPYHFHENENGLPLIKTAAGIVDPIQVSSDILKTLAERATQSLGGELDGVVVTVPAYFDDAQRQGTKEAARRAGLHVLRLLNEPTAAAIAYGLDSGKEGIIVVYDLGGGTFDISVLRLTKGVFEVLATGGDTALGGDDFDMMLADWIRERAGFGYQKDAVLQRQLLDIASETKIALSDNDVADININGWKGEITRAEFESLIQSLVKRTLLSVRRALKDADVEIDEVLEVVMVGGSTRVPLVRQMVGDYFKREPLTSIDPDKVVAIGASIQADILVGNKPDSEMLLLDVIPLSLGLETMGGLVEKVIPRNTTIPVARAQEFTTFKDGQTAMSVHVVQGEREMVGDCRSLARFTLRGIPPMAAGGAHIRVTFQVDADGLLSVSAMEKSTGVEASVQVKPSYGLSDTEIAKMIQSSMENAQEDLQARRLAEQKVEAARVLESLTAALEEDAHLLNEDEKMAIDKVVDTLIESVEGTDPVAIENAIKLLDKQTQDFAARRMDSSIRQALAGHSVDEI; the protein is encoded by the coding sequence ATGTCATTATTACAAATTAGTGAACCAGGTCAAACACCCGCACCGCATCAGCGCCGACGTGCAGCGGGGATTGATTTAGGTACGACACACTCATTAGTTGCCACTGTGCGTAGTGGGCAAGCCGAAGCGCTTTCTGACAGCGAAGGTCGCTATTTATTGCCATCTGTCGTGCAGTATCAAGTTGATAATATCAACGTTGGCTGGAATGCTAAAAAAGAAGCAGAAAAAGATCCTGCTAACACGATAAGCTCAATTAAAAGAATGGTGGGTCGATCACTGAGTGATGTGACAAGCCGTTATCCAAACCTTCCTTATCATTTTCATGAAAATGAAAATGGTTTACCGCTGATCAAAACCGCTGCGGGTATTGTTGATCCTATTCAAGTCTCTTCTGATATTTTAAAAACATTGGCTGAGCGTGCAACACAATCATTAGGTGGAGAACTTGATGGTGTTGTTGTTACTGTACCTGCTTATTTTGATGATGCTCAACGCCAAGGTACAAAAGAAGCGGCTCGTCGTGCTGGTTTGCATGTTTTACGTTTATTAAACGAACCAACAGCAGCGGCTATTGCTTATGGTCTTGATTCAGGAAAAGAAGGTATCATCGTTGTTTATGATTTAGGTGGTGGTACTTTTGATATCTCAGTTCTTCGTTTAACTAAAGGGGTTTTTGAAGTTTTAGCGACTGGCGGTGATACTGCGTTAGGTGGCGATGATTTTGATATGATGCTGGCAGATTGGATAAGAGAACGCGCCGGTTTTGGATATCAAAAAGATGCTGTATTACAACGTCAACTACTGGATATTGCATCAGAAACCAAAATTGCATTGAGTGATAATGATGTTGCGGATATCAACATTAATGGATGGAAAGGTGAGATCACGCGTGCTGAGTTCGAATCATTAATTCAATCATTAGTGAAGCGAACACTATTATCTGTTCGTCGCGCATTAAAAGATGCGGATGTTGAAATAGATGAAGTTTTAGAAGTGGTTATGGTTGGCGGTTCAACGCGTGTGCCATTAGTTCGTCAAATGGTGGGTGATTATTTTAAACGTGAACCTTTAACCTCTATCGATCCAGACAAAGTGGTTGCTATTGGCGCTTCAATCCAAGCTGATATTTTGGTGGGTAATAAACCAGATAGTGAAATGCTATTGTTGGATGTTATTCCACTTTCTCTTGGTCTTGAAACAATGGGCGGATTAGTTGAAAAAGTAATCCCTCGCAATACCACTATTCCTGTTGCTAGAGCGCAAGAATTTACGACATTTAAAGATGGTCAAACGGCAATGAGTGTTCACGTTGTTCAAGGTGAACGTGAAATGGTCGGCGATTGTCGCTCTCTTGCTCGTTTTACACTGCGTGGAATTCCACCAATGGCTGCGGGTGGCGCACATATCCGTGTCACATTCCAAGTTGATGCTGATGGCTTACTTAGTGTCAGTGCGATGGAAAAATCAACGGGTGTTGAAGCTTCCGTACAGGTCAAACCTTCTTATGGTCTTAGCGATACTGAAATCGCTAAGATGATCCAATCTTCGATGGAAAATGCCCAAGAAGATTTACAAGCTCGTCGTTTAGCCGAGCAAAAAGTCGAAGCAGCTCGCGTGTTAGAAAGTTTAACTGCAGCATTAGAAGAAGATGCTCATCTGTTAAATGAAGATGAGAAAATGGCTATCGACAAAGTTGTAGATACCTTAATAGAGAGCGTTGAAGGAACAGATCCTGTTGCTATTGAAAACGCGATTAAACTACTGGATAAGCAAACTCAGGATTTTGCAGCGCGTCGTATGGATTCATCTATTCGACAAGCGTTGGCAGGTCATTCTGTGGATGAGATATAA
- the hscB gene encoding co-chaperone HscB: MDYFTLLGMPNRFDIDKQQLATRYQDLQRQYHPDRFAGQSEKEQAQAISLASTINQAYQTLKNPLSRAEYMLSLQGIDIANEQQTMHDTVFLMEQLTLREELDNIEHSAEAESLLADFSERLEKMYLVRHDEMVKTLDNQTWDIAADNVRKLRFLAKLKEQVEQLEERLFDGF, translated from the coding sequence ATGGACTATTTCACACTATTAGGCATGCCTAATCGTTTTGATATTGATAAACAGCAACTTGCTACACGTTATCAAGATTTGCAGCGTCAATATCACCCCGATCGTTTTGCAGGTCAGTCTGAAAAAGAACAGGCTCAAGCAATCTCACTTGCTTCAACCATCAATCAGGCTTACCAAACCTTAAAGAATCCACTCTCAAGAGCTGAATATATGCTCTCATTACAAGGTATCGATATTGCTAATGAGCAACAAACGATGCACGATACTGTTTTTTTAATGGAGCAACTCACATTACGTGAAGAGCTGGATAACATTGAACACAGTGCTGAAGCTGAAAGTTTGTTAGCTGATTTTTCTGAGCGTTTAGAAAAAATGTATCTAGTACGCCATGATGAAATGGTCAAAACGCTAGATAATCAAACTTGGGATATTGCTGCAGATAATGTGAGAAAATTACGTTTTCTCGCAAAATTAAAAGAGCAAGTAGAGCAACTTGAAGAACGCTTGTTTGATGGTTTTTAA
- the iscA gene encoding iron-sulfur cluster assembly protein IscA, whose protein sequence is MSISLTESAANRVRSFLSNRGKGEGLRLGVRTSGCSGMAYVLEFADVINDEDTVFEDKGVKVIVDGKSMVYLDGTELDFVKEGLNEGFKFNNPNVSNECGCGESFTV, encoded by the coding sequence ATGTCAATTTCCCTTACAGAATCCGCCGCTAATCGTGTTCGCTCTTTCCTATCTAACCGCGGAAAAGGTGAAGGTTTACGGTTAGGCGTAAGAACATCGGGTTGTTCTGGAATGGCTTATGTTCTTGAGTTTGCTGATGTCATCAATGACGAAGATACTGTTTTTGAAGACAAAGGTGTGAAAGTTATCGTTGATGGTAAAAGCATGGTCTATTTAGATGGAACGGAGCTTGATTTCGTCAAAGAAGGATTAAACGAAGGCTTCAAATTTAACAACCCAAATGTATCGAATGAGTGTGGTTGTGGTGAAAGCTTCACTGTGTAA
- the iscU gene encoding Fe-S cluster assembly scaffold IscU, with translation MAYSDKVIDHYENPRNVGSFDNNDPTVGSGMVGAPACGDVMKLQIKVDDNGVIEDARFKTYGCGSAIASSSLVTEWMKGKTLDEAESIKNTAIAEELELPPVKIHCSILAEDAIKAAIADYKSKRQGK, from the coding sequence ATGGCTTATAGCGATAAAGTAATTGATCATTATGAAAACCCTCGTAATGTGGGATCATTTGATAATAATGACCCTACTGTGGGGAGTGGTATGGTTGGCGCACCAGCTTGTGGTGACGTTATGAAACTGCAAATCAAAGTTGACGATAATGGCGTAATTGAAGATGCGCGTTTTAAAACTTATGGTTGTGGTTCAGCAATTGCATCGAGTTCACTGGTAACAGAATGGATGAAAGGCAAAACATTAGATGAAGCCGAATCTATTAAAAACACAGCAATTGCAGAAGAATTGGAATTACCACCAGTGAAAATTCACTGTTCAATTCTTGCAGAAGATGCAATAAAAGCAGCGATTGCAGACTATAAAAGCAAACGCCAAGGCAAATAA
- a CDS encoding IscS subfamily cysteine desulfurase, translated as MKLPIYLDYSATTPVDPRVAEKMMQCLTIDGIFGNPASRSHRFGWQAEEAIDIARNQIADLIGADPREIVFTSGATEADNLALKGVANFYQKKGKHIITSKTEHKAILDTCRQLEREGFEVTYLAPKHDGLIDLKELEEAMREDTILVSIMHVNNEIGVVQDIAAIGELCRSKGIIYHVDATQSVGKLPIDLSKLKVDLLSLSAHKVYGPMGIGALYVRRKPRIRLEAQMHGGGHERGMRSGTLAVHQIVGMGEAYRILKEEMADETKRLNELRLRLWNGIKDIEEVYINGSLEHTAPNILNVSFNYVEGESLMMALKDLAVSSGSACTSASLEPSYVLRALGLTDELAHSSIRFSLGRFTTEEEIDYAIEQIHSAIGRLRDLSPLWEMHKQGVDINSIEWSHH; from the coding sequence ATGAAATTACCCATTTATCTAGATTATTCAGCAACCACTCCTGTTGATCCACGAGTTGCTGAAAAAATGATGCAATGCCTGACTATTGATGGCATTTTTGGTAACCCAGCCTCTCGTTCACACCGTTTTGGTTGGCAAGCAGAAGAAGCTATTGATATTGCACGTAATCAGATTGCTGATTTAATTGGTGCAGATCCCCGTGAAATTGTATTCACATCAGGCGCAACTGAAGCTGATAACCTCGCACTAAAAGGTGTTGCTAACTTTTACCAGAAAAAAGGTAAGCACATCATCACTTCGAAAACTGAACATAAAGCCATTTTAGACACTTGTCGTCAACTTGAGCGTGAAGGCTTTGAAGTCACTTATTTAGCACCAAAACATGATGGTCTGATTGACCTGAAAGAGCTTGAAGAAGCGATGCGTGAAGACACTATTTTAGTTTCTATTATGCATGTAAATAACGAAATTGGTGTTGTTCAAGATATTGCAGCTATCGGTGAATTATGCCGTAGCAAAGGTATTATTTACCATGTAGACGCCACCCAAAGCGTGGGTAAATTACCGATTGATCTTTCTAAGTTAAAAGTTGATTTACTTTCTCTTTCTGCGCATAAAGTTTACGGTCCTATGGGGATTGGTGCACTTTATGTTCGTCGTAAGCCACGCATTCGTTTAGAAGCACAAATGCATGGTGGTGGACATGAGCGTGGTATGCGTTCAGGTACATTAGCCGTTCACCAAATTGTAGGTATGGGTGAAGCTTACCGTATTTTGAAAGAAGAAATGGCTGATGAAACAAAACGTTTAAACGAATTACGTTTACGTTTATGGAATGGCATTAAAGATATCGAAGAAGTTTATATCAACGGTTCTTTAGAACACACCGCGCCAAATATTCTTAATGTGAGTTTCAACTATGTTGAAGGCGAATCATTAATGATGGCACTGAAAGATCTTGCTGTATCCTCAGGTTCTGCCTGTACTTCAGCAAGTTTAGAACCTTCTTATGTACTGCGTGCTTTAGGTTTAACAGATGAACTTGCACACAGTTCTATTCGCTTCTCTCTGGGACGTTTCACCACAGAAGAAGAAATAGATTATGCAATTGAACAAATCCACAGTGCAATTGGTCGCTTACGTGATCTTTCACCACTTTGGGAAATGCATAAACAAGGTGTTGATATCAACAGTATCGAATGGTCTCACCATTAA
- the iscR gene encoding Fe-S cluster assembly transcriptional regulator IscR has translation MRLTSKGRYAVTAMLDVALHSQQGPVPLADISERQGISLSYLEQLFSRLRKNELVASVRGPGGGYLLGRDAGQIFVAQVISAVDESVDATRCQGNKEGCQGGDRCLTHTLWRDLSDRITSFLSSISLEELVNNEEVMDVADRQDNEKRHAINGRLQETIVNMRV, from the coding sequence ATGAGACTGACATCAAAAGGGCGTTACGCAGTTACTGCAATGCTTGATGTTGCATTGCATTCACAGCAAGGCCCTGTCCCCCTCGCTGATATTTCAGAGCGTCAAGGGATTTCCCTTTCTTATCTTGAGCAGCTTTTTTCACGTTTGCGCAAAAACGAATTAGTCGCAAGTGTTCGTGGTCCTGGTGGTGGCTATTTATTAGGTCGTGACGCAGGGCAAATTTTTGTTGCTCAAGTTATTTCTGCGGTTGATGAATCTGTCGATGCTACCCGTTGTCAGGGTAACAAAGAAGGTTGTCAAGGTGGCGATCGTTGCCTGACTCATACTTTGTGGCGTGATTTAAGTGATCGTATAACCAGTTTCCTAAGCAGTATCAGCCTTGAAGAGTTAGTAAATAACGAAGAGGTTATGGATGTCGCCGATCGTCAAGACAATGAAAAACGCCATGCTATCAATGGTCGTTTACAAGAAACCATTGTTAATATGCGAGTTTAA
- the trmJ gene encoding tRNA (cytosine(32)/uridine(32)-2'-O)-methyltransferase TrmJ has product MLENIRIILVETSHTGNMGSAARAMKTMGLTNLYFVNPKEKPDSHSIALSAGASDVIGNAHIVNSIDEAIEGCGLVIGTSARSRTLSWPMLAPRECGERCVMEAKNKPVAVIFGRERTGLTNEELQKCDFHLYVPTNPEYGSLNLAMAVQLVSYEIRMAALAQEEKQEENNPSEIDYPPADDIERFYVHLEQVLNESGFIRPKHPGQVMSRLRRLFTRARPETQELHILRGILTSVEKWAKK; this is encoded by the coding sequence ATGTTAGAAAATATTCGCATCATCCTTGTAGAAACCTCGCATACAGGCAATATGGGCTCTGCAGCTCGAGCTATGAAAACCATGGGATTAACCAATCTTTATTTTGTTAACCCAAAAGAAAAACCCGATTCACATTCTATTGCGCTATCAGCAGGTGCAAGTGATGTTATTGGCAATGCTCATATTGTTAATAGTATCGATGAAGCGATTGAAGGCTGTGGTTTAGTCATAGGAACAAGTGCCCGTAGTCGTACACTTTCTTGGCCAATGCTGGCGCCTCGTGAATGTGGTGAGCGTTGTGTTATGGAAGCTAAAAATAAGCCTGTTGCTGTTATTTTTGGTCGTGAACGCACAGGTTTAACTAATGAAGAATTACAAAAATGTGATTTTCATTTGTATGTTCCGACTAATCCAGAATATGGCTCTTTAAATTTAGCGATGGCAGTTCAGCTTGTTAGTTATGAAATTCGTATGGCAGCACTTGCCCAAGAAGAAAAACAAGAGGAAAATAACCCATCAGAGATTGATTATCCACCAGCAGATGATATAGAACGTTTTTATGTTCATTTAGAACAGGTGCTTAATGAATCTGGCTTTATTCGCCCTAAACATCCGGGGCAAGTAATGAGCCGTTTACGCCGTCTATTTACGCGTGCGCGACCAGAAACACAAGAGCTTCATATCTTACGTGGTATCCTGACGTCAGTTGAGAAATGGGCTAAGAAATAG
- the suhB gene encoding inositol-1-monophosphatase, translating to MHPMLNIAIRAARKAGNLIAKNYENPESVETNQKGTNDFVTNVDRDAEKIIIEIIRKSYPKHTIITEESGELLGEDHDIQWVIDPLDGTTNFIKRLPHFSVSIAVRIKGRTEVAVVYDPMRNELFSAVRGQGAQLNGYRLRGSNARDLDGAVLATGFPFKSKQHSAAYMNMLGKLFVPCADFRRTGSAALDLAYVAAGRVDGFFEIGLKPWDFLGGELIAREAGAIVSDFTGNHGYLQTGNIVAGNPRVVRALLAEIRSELTDALKR from the coding sequence ATGCATCCGATGCTGAATATTGCCATACGTGCCGCACGTAAGGCTGGTAATTTAATCGCCAAAAATTACGAAAATCCTGAATCTGTAGAGACTAATCAGAAAGGTACCAATGATTTTGTCACTAACGTTGACCGTGACGCAGAAAAAATAATCATTGAAATCATCCGTAAATCTTATCCAAAACACACCATTATTACGGAAGAAAGTGGCGAGTTACTCGGTGAAGATCACGATATACAATGGGTTATTGATCCACTTGATGGCACCACTAACTTCATTAAACGTCTTCCACACTTCTCTGTTTCTATTGCTGTACGCATTAAAGGTCGTACTGAAGTTGCTGTTGTTTACGATCCTATGCGTAACGAATTATTCTCAGCCGTTCGTGGCCAAGGCGCACAATTAAATGGTTATCGTCTACGTGGCTCTAACGCTCGCGATTTAGATGGTGCTGTTCTTGCGACCGGTTTTCCATTTAAAAGTAAACAACATTCAGCCGCTTACATGAACATGTTAGGTAAACTGTTTGTACCTTGTGCTGATTTCCGTCGCACAGGTTCAGCAGCATTAGATTTAGCTTATGTTGCTGCAGGTCGTGTTGATGGTTTCTTTGAGATTGGCTTAAAACCTTGGGATTTCTTAGGTGGCGAATTAATCGCTCGTGAAGCAGGTGCTATCGTTTCTGACTTTACAGGTAACCACGGTTACCTACAAACAGGTAATATTGTTGCTGGTAACCCTCGTGTTGTCAGAGCATTATTAGCTGAGATTCGTAGCGAATTAACAGATGCATTAAAACGTTAA
- a CDS encoding CerR family C-terminal domain-containing protein: protein MKNTSKTVISTEQTQEKLVQEGIKLFALHGISGLRTRQLAQDAGVNQSAIPYHFGGKLGVYTAVIQYIATELASEIHFDQFDNKLQSLLKENKLDRGSLASLISLLVSRLTQALLAPERHYYSQLILREQLEPTENYELIYRNFIEPFHLRLSHLIKLIDKNSKALTTTIRAHAIIGQILGFVIAKKAFLFRIDKQEITPQLLENITHEISQLSVSALFAIDE, encoded by the coding sequence ATGAAAAACACCAGTAAAACTGTGATAAGTACAGAACAGACTCAAGAAAAGTTAGTACAAGAAGGTATTAAGCTTTTTGCATTACACGGAATAAGTGGGTTGAGAACGAGACAACTTGCGCAGGATGCTGGTGTTAATCAATCAGCAATTCCTTATCATTTTGGTGGGAAACTGGGGGTTTATACCGCAGTAATTCAATATATTGCGACAGAATTAGCGTCAGAAATTCATTTTGACCAATTTGATAATAAGCTTCAGTCTCTATTAAAAGAAAATAAGTTAGATCGGGGATCACTTGCCTCACTGATTTCATTATTAGTCTCAAGATTAACACAAGCTTTATTAGCACCAGAGCGTCATTATTACAGTCAGTTGATTTTACGTGAGCAATTGGAGCCTACTGAAAATTATGAGTTAATTTACCGTAATTTTATTGAGCCTTTTCATTTACGGCTATCCCATCTGATTAAATTAATCGATAAAAATAGTAAGGCATTAACTACAACTATCCGTGCTCATGCGATCATTGGGCAAATACTTGGGTTTGTGATCGCGAAAAAAGCATTTTTATTTCGTATTGATAAACAAGAAATAACACCACAATTATTAGAGAATATCACACACGAAATTAGCCAATTATCAGTGAGCGCACTATTCGCGATAGATGAGTAA
- a CDS encoding M24 family metallopeptidase: MNNKLEIPASFSLQERDRRWQLARDIMKDNQLDTLIVYGDRESAAPAPFCIDHYFTNDRLGAVVIFHEDKKPLIVTFAPMMIADHMQAKLRGDLQWIDEDNLVVGKTGRNIARLLKEMGVQQNAHIGVIGLEPYPPFYFDGAMPFNTLNGIKDAFPYAKFSCVYRDFFKRASIKSEEELAHIRYAATIGEAMSEAMRVTTRPGATEADLAAAITATCLSRGGFTAEILMGSGSEYIGWGPPAWQYRSQAPREIQMGDIVLSEIFALYGMYETQHQAAVAVGKIHENLEKAALVARECYQIGVEHLKAGVTFGEVVDLMEKPLLKSGGWHVHPLIHSINPYGPIGFGTAPGIESLPLASRYKQIERLPNPGREIVLQEGMTFAFEPNCGFGHHLCNLGGTVVVGKSNGIELNSNSTQLMRADL, from the coding sequence ATGAATAATAAATTGGAGATCCCAGCGAGTTTTTCTTTACAAGAAAGAGACAGACGCTGGCAGTTAGCTCGAGATATTATGAAAGATAATCAGCTAGATACATTGATTGTCTATGGTGATAGAGAATCTGCCGCACCCGCACCATTTTGTATTGATCACTATTTTACAAATGATCGACTCGGGGCGGTCGTTATTTTTCATGAAGATAAAAAACCACTTATCGTTACTTTTGCACCAATGATGATCGCTGATCATATGCAAGCAAAACTACGCGGTGATTTGCAGTGGATTGATGAAGATAATCTTGTTGTAGGAAAAACAGGGCGTAATATTGCCCGATTGTTGAAAGAAATGGGAGTGCAACAAAATGCACATATTGGTGTGATTGGTTTAGAGCCTTATCCTCCATTCTACTTTGATGGTGCAATGCCATTTAATACTCTAAACGGTATTAAAGATGCATTTCCTTATGCTAAATTTAGTTGTGTTTATCGTGATTTCTTTAAACGCGCATCGATCAAAAGTGAAGAAGAACTGGCTCACATAAGATATGCGGCAACCATTGGTGAAGCAATGAGTGAAGCTATGCGCGTGACAACCAGACCAGGAGCGACAGAAGCCGATCTTGCTGCTGCTATTACTGCGACGTGTTTATCCAGAGGTGGGTTTACGGCTGAAATTCTCATGGGTTCAGGTTCTGAATACATCGGTTGGGGGCCTCCAGCTTGGCAATATCGTTCACAAGCCCCTCGTGAAATTCAAATGGGGGATATTGTGTTATCAGAAATCTTCGCTTTATATGGCATGTATGAAACACAACACCAAGCTGCCGTTGCCGTGGGTAAAATTCATGAGAATTTAGAAAAAGCCGCTTTGGTTGCTCGTGAATGTTATCAAATAGGTGTTGAACATTTAAAGGCGGGTGTTACTTTTGGTGAAGTCGTTGATTTAATGGAAAAACCATTATTAAAATCAGGAGGATGGCATGTACATCCACTTATCCATAGCATTAATCCTTACGGGCCTATTGGCTTTGGTACTGCTCCGGGTATTGAATCATTGCCATTGGCTAGTCGTTATAAACAAATTGAACGATTACCAAATCCGGGACGAGAAATTGTATTACAAGAAGGGATGACATTTGCATTTGAACCTAACTGTGGCTTCGGTCATCATTTATGTAACTTAGGTGGTACGGTTGTCGTTGGTAAAAGTAATGGGATTGAGTTAAATTCAAACTCAACACAATTAATGCGGGCTGATTTATAA